TGTCTTTCTGGTGTCCCTCCTCTCCCCAATATTCGTGAAAAGACTataatgatgattgtgtgttggacaggacctgggagccagatcaggatgatgaggaggagacatcagatAAGGAGGGTGATGGCTTTAGAGATAATAAACTGTGGAGGAAGTGTAGGGCTAGATCTGCTTTTATTGTGGTCACTATggaactggtgatgccactgatactGTGGGTGCAAGCTCAAAACATGCCAGCCTTTTGCTAAGCTTGGCTGCCTCAAGCTCACCTCTCACTTCTTGGCTGCCTCTATCACCTGTATGGCAGGTTTTCTCAACAGGGCTGACACACAAAACCACaggtctgcaggattaaaattagCAGTGGGCAtttaaacacaaacataggtGCCAGAACTTTATCGCAGCACATGAGGCGGTATCACTGGATCCTGCGAAAAAATAGAGACGGCCAGCATTCTGAATCAGAACAAGTCAGTCTTCCTCCTCCTGGTCTTCTTTGGGGCAGCTAGCCAGCACCCCCAAGTAGTACAGTGTCCCTGTCATTATCAAATGCCTCTTCTCttactcagactcctcctcctgctcGTTTTTTGATCTGTCATGAGACATCCCTAACGCAATATATGGCCAAGAGAAAACTATTctccaccagcaattagcttCTGGCAGGCTGAACCCCCACCAGGCCAAGCTGCTGGAGGTGCACTTGCTGCTGTAACATTTTGCTATGGTAAACGTAGTGCATTTCCGCATCTTCACCTAAATTTTATTCTAGTGTATAGTATTACTACTTCTGGCCAGCTGTCTGGAAAATTGTCTCTTTTTAAAATGTTATACATTTTCATGCACATGGTGGAATCACCAGATCCAATGGGAAAATAAAACTGGACAGCAATCGGAACAAATctatcctccttctcctggttctctttgtggcagccagcctGCATTCTCAAGCAGTctagtgtccttgtcatcatacTGTTCTACTGCTCAaactcctcctccttctacacTCTGTCATAAGTCATCGACTATGAAATGTGTGGCCAGAAAACAACTCTACATGCTCAGCAATCCAGTTGTGAGGAAGCTGAACTCTCACCTGGCCAAGATGCTTATGATGCAGTTGCTGCTGAACCACTTAGTTGTGGTAATTGTGGCACAATTCCACCCGTTTTAAACAGTGGCACTTTTTCCAGATTTGTCTATAGTTTTGTATAGGGTTAATGAATTAACCAAAGTGTACAATCTACAAAGTAAAATGTGTCGCAAAGATAGAATCGCAGAATCATGTTAAGGAGAATCTGTTATTCCGATTTTTGAcacttatctacagtaatacatgagtattactgcagatatggagtctagatcactatttttattttttcctactgACCCCTATTCCCCTGCTGTCAGCACTCGGAGCTGAGTTGAAATAACTTGTCGGGACTGCTGTACATGCGCACCCCAGTCCTCTGCTTTATGTTAGAACAGCACAGCGGTCCTGAccgtgtatttcagtgcagctctgaGAGCTGACCATGGGGGAGCTGGGGCACTAAGAAAATacaaaatagtgatctggactccttatctgcagtactacacatgtattactgtagatagttGTCAAACATCggggtgatagattccctttgaGTAAAAGCTTCAGTAATAATCAATATGAATAAACCTGACTATATCTTTAAAGGGTTATATGTTTTCCCCATATTAACTccagtaattgtattttacatgggattttGTAGGATTTTACATCATCTcattttctctccattcagattcctacaatataggatctgctcagtggatatcttctatataagatccttctcctTATTGACCCGTCAAGGATGGATagggacagggacaagatggcggagagtataataaatctcaccctagagatcctcttccggcttactggagaggtgagagagtctgattatgtcacattacatcatcttatctatgttactaacagatggacatgactggagaggtgagggactctggagatgtatggagtgatatttattactgtgtctctccataaccaggactacacagtagtgaagaagacctctagtgagcgccGTCAGGCCCCTGTGTCTAAAGGATGGGGAAGAACCTTGAGCCCAGTTATggggcctccacctcaccccctcTTACAcgaggaaatcaatagagagaagatcctagagctcaccaacaagatgattgagctgctgactggagaggtgacactgctgggaatgctgggacattatacaggaacgctatgaagggatctgggtgatgacagtatcattgtgttgtcaggttcctataaggtgtcaggatgttacCGTCTATTTCtctatggaggagtgggagtatttagaaggacacaaagatctgtacaaggacgtcatgatggaggatcaccagcccctcacatcaccaggtaatagacatgactaaatacacacgccctctcattatctgtatgtaagaaatgaattcagtcactggatgtgtttcctacagttaaggaagagagaagaacaccggagagatgtcccagtcctctttttccacaggatggttcagaagaacatcacatTGTCCCaaaggatgatcaggtagatggacaTAAGGACATCATGAAGGAGGATCACTGGCCCCTCACACCActaggtaatagacatgactaaatacacacgtcctctcattatctgtatgtaaggaattaGTTCAGTCACTGGTTGTGTTTcttacagttaaggaagagagaagaacaccggagagatgtcccagtcctcttttttcacaggatggttcagaagaacagtACAATGTCACAGAgaatgatcaggtagatggagataaggtctCATGCAGAGATAAGTTTCGTTTAGTTCGGGCCAAACCaatgttgctccaattgccctgaaagttggtatataagcCCCTTTAGCCTCCTGAACTCAATTGATATCtcttttcacttatttttttttatgatttaaacAGGAGATCTGCAGATAGTTGGCTCAGATAACTTCTCCTGTCCAGTTATTTTAGTTGTCATGATAGTTACAGATTTTTCATCTGATCATAGAAAACATTCCACACGACTTCTCCAACCGTCTGATGACTTTTACAATATTTGTTTCACAGATTGTGAATCCAGATGAAGATCTGAACATTATATATGTTACAGATACATATGTGAGTGGTGATGAGCAGAGtatagaggacattcctacagataactGCCCAGGTGAGTAGTAAACACTAAATAAAGCAATAAAAACTCATATttgatgtatttaaaaaaatgtgctgAGATAAATCAACAGTGGCGCCCCCTTGTGCTTCTTGTGTAAGGATCTTTTTACATGGCATGATTTAAGGCCATAACCATCTATCAGTAGTAAAACAATTTGATTGGCACTTTTATTGTATGATTCTTTGTCCCTCGTAATTATGTTGGCAGCGAATCTTCTGTTTACAGAGATCTGCCACTGAACAGTTTGTTTGTTGGCTAATCGGGCCGATGATTGCTCGAACAAACATTTGTTCCTGGTTATTCGCCCATGTAAAACaccttttaaggggttgtctgcaTTTTACAATTGATGAGCTAtcgtcaggattggtcatcaatagcaGATCGGCAGTGGGCAGGCCCCGACACCCCTGCCAATTTGAAGAGAAATCAGTGCTTgtacgagcactgccttctctgctctgtttacctgctcgccgcagcAAATACAGAGTGCAGCGTcctaattcacttctatgggttggATCTGTCTGTTCATGCAATTGCTGAGGCGAGCAAGACAGGAATTGTACAAAGCAGACCACACCTGTAAGAGTCTGTGCACGTATAACTGATGAGTTGTAGTGCCCTGGCCTAAAGCAAGGGACTTTGGACATTTGTCcctattgctactatgcaaagtCATGAACTcgctactttattgcactttgaaaGCTTAACTTCCACTGTGATTTATTCAGTTGTATGCATTTATAAGGTTTCCTGTTGTTGAACTGCATGTATGTTATTGTAATATTTCCTGTTCATTTGCATTATTACActatagcaagctaatactgagagactttgacTTTTTACgtatgcaaagttttggagggtaaaaaacagacacactgactttCTGACCGTCTGGTTCAgctctgttgtttatgtctgaaggcttgtttttgtctggaaaagctGCTTAGTCATTTCCATATTCTTGCATTGAAACTCTATAGTCTATGGCAGACTAAAATtgtaacattgtttctgtttGGGCTGTGCTTCTCTACTCCACTCCTTCCACTAGAAGGTTCTGGTTCAGTTTGAAACTGTATATAAtgtgagcagtcagagcccctaatggtctgcagaaagggaccagtgtttagtaagaGAGACTGAGCCTGACTGGATAAGTGACCAGAAGACGCTGAGAGGGGAatactctgccacagatcctTGGTCACAGAGCTGGTGACCACTCAGCTGGACAATTGAGCCATGGACCCTTGTCCACCAGCCTTTGGTCAGGGAGCCAACCTTTTGAGAGAGAGCGTCAGCTAGCGCAGGTCTTTCCTCAGCACGAAACCTTGTTCTGCCAGGGAGGATACTGAAGAAGCCAGCTCAGTTCCTCGCCTCTATTGTTTTGCACTTTAgtttctccagtaaagaagcaaacTTTTTGAACTTATTTCCCATTGAGCACCACTCCTTACCATCTCTTCTGAAGAGCAGCAACACGAGGTAACACTTCAACAGTGTCCTGAGGACCCAGAGTAGCTATGGGGTCACCCCATACCAGGCCACTGCAGATTTCAGCATTACAATGTCCCATATGAAAGCAAAAGACAACAAAAGGTGACACAGTAAATCCAATCACctgaaaaacaaaattaaaaaccAGTCAAGGATTCACGGAGGATAAAAGGTTGCTGCCAGAACAATGCAATGCATGTTCACACCTGCATTGGATGCTCCGCTCTGGGTCCCAGTCACAGATTTCATCAAAGACCGTggagagaaaagtcctgcatgcagaactttttttCTCCACTAAATATTGTTCTTCTGGACAGAAATAGATCCTATTAAAGTCAAATACATCCATTTGGTTACATTTGTGCCAGTTATGTGCTGATTCATGCAGTGCTCCTCTTTCGTTCTTTAGATTGTCTGCCTGGTACCCATTGTACATGGCTTGGTTCTGATCCTTGGCCACATTTCTAACTATGATCCTATCTTATCTTCTGGCCTGTTGCATCCCAACTATTCTTGTTATGATAGGTCTTGGCTCCGTTTCTCGCTAGGCTAACAATACATGAGCACTACTGTCACCAGTAATGGAATGTAACCTGAGGATATTCCTGGAGCAAAGTCCATACCACTCTGTGGGAGTTAAGGTTTAAGATCAGGGGATTCCTTAGAATACACAGCTCTATCTAGCTGACAAAAAATAGATTATGGCTTAGAGAATCTACAAGTTCCAAAAATTGCTCAATTAGAAAACATTGTAAATAGTTATTTTCTAATATAACTTCGGACCACAATTGGTAACAGTATATGACATCCCCCAGTGTTGTTTAGAATGCTGGGTTTTTCATCTGTTCTTCTGACTTCTGATTTGGCATTGCTTGGAGGATTCTAATGGCAGATACAACATCAGAGCAGGCTAAACAGTTACAAAGTCTACCAATGAACACTAGACCCTGCCTGCCAGTCAATAACAATATCAAGATATCCTGGCCCaacagatttacaaaaaattacATCAGAACCTAGCAAAATTATAATGTAAATCTATGCTAGCTTATAGCCATGACTTTATTGTACATGAGGTGACCATAATACTACTCCCCTCTGCCCTCATGTagctgtaaaggagtgtgcgagTAACAACATTGCTTTTGTTTTAGCCATCAATAGGTTTCAAACCTGCTAGACTCCaaaactcttattttgtttctcttaataagCATGATAAAACATTTTCTACTGGCTAACATGGTACCATACCTACCAAacctttaaataaatatatatatatatattacaccaaATTTTTCCAACTCTAAGACGCACCGGACTATAATATGCACCTAGgttttggaggaggaaaataagaaaaaaaaatacatttcatcagacttcagattagacccccaatcttcatcagaccccagattagacccccaagctccatcagacctcatattatACCCACAGgcaccatcagcctcagatcagacctgtagacccccaagctccatgagCGACAGATCAGTCTACCTCCCCCAGTCAGCCTCCGATCAGAACTccaccatcagcctcagatcagatccccactaTCGGCCTCTAATCGGATCTCCCCTGGCAGCCTCGAATCAGATCCCCCCCCAGTCAACCTCAAATCAGATATCCCCCAGCAGCCTCGAATCAGattccccctcccttcctctcaGCAGCCTCGGATCAGACCACCTTCCGCCTTGGatcagatccccatcagaccttacataaaaataaacttacctcacTTGCTCCCGATGTCGCTGCCACTCTGCAAATCCACTCGCTGCTCCCTGGTCGTCTTCTGgcctgtgctgcactatggcCTGGTGTTGCACAGTGCCAGGTCATAGTACCCTCCTACATGCACTACTTACTCTTGCTGTACACCATCAGAACACAATGCAGAGTGGAGCCCAGATGAAGACTAGGGCTAGTTAGTACAGCCTGTGcagtgctgctttcacctcactttTGTGGGGAAAAAGTGTTTCTTAGGGTTGCATATTCTAAATATAATGAACATATAAGATCTTTATTAAAAGataatacagttttttttcttgGCAGATGACTATATCAGGAGCTCAAAGGGACTTCCACTACCCAAAGATCTCAAAGCAAATGATCATGCTATGATACAAAATACTTATAAAAAATATGTTATTATCCCAGCTACACCCTCAGCTTTGCAAAGCAACAGTCAATCGTCTGATCTTTTTCAACGCATCCTACCTTTTGAAGAACAGAGAAGAAGTGAACCTCCAAGAGCtctcacaggggagaagccattttcatgcttagaatgtggtaaatgttatAGGATGAAATCAAGTCTTATTATACATCAAAgatctcacacaggggagaagccattttcatgttcagaatgtgggaaacggtTTACTAAAAAATCAAGTCTtattacacatgatagaattcacactggggagaaaccattttcatgtttagaatgtggaaaatgttttatccagaaatcagatcttgttaaacataatAGAATTCACACaaaggagaagccattttcatgttcagaatgtggaaaatgttttagcgATAAATCGAGTTTTATTTCACATGagaaaactcacacaggggagaagccattttcatgtttagaatgcgGGAAATGGTTTAGCAAAAAATCAAGTCTtattacacatgatagaattcacacaggggagaaaccattttcatgttcagaatgtgggaaatgttttatccagaaatcagatcttgttaaacatcagagacgTCACAGAGGGAAGAAGCCATTTTCATATTTGGAAAAGGTATAGCTTTAAATCAGAACTttttagacatcagagaactcacccaGAGGAGAGGCCATATTCATGTACAAAATGTGGCAATTAAATTTAAACAGAACTGAGATCTTATTACACATCAaacaattcacacaggggagaatctgttttcatgttcagaatgtaggaaATATTTTATAGATAGATCAAATCTCGctaaacatcagagaactcacacaggggagaaaacatattcatgttcagaatgtgggaagttttTTTAATTGGAAATCAGATCTTACCATCAGAGAATTCATATAGGGGAGAAGCAATAATAATGTtctaaatgtagaatatgttttagCCACAAATAGCATTGTCTTAAACATGAATATCTTACACATGAAAGATTTTCTGTTATAGGCAAGTAAAGCAGTTTGGATCATTAAATGATGATTAAGAAATGTCTGTAATTACCAATAAAAATCTGTCCTGGTGTCATGGTGCCCTGTTCTGCTGAAAGTGTCCCTATGCTATAAAGTCAACAGCTGCCATGAAGGGATGAACTTGGTTGACCACAATGCTTAGGTTAGCCCTACTGTCCCAAAGCCCATCCATAGATATCAAAGGACCCAAGCTGTCcctaaaaaacatttcccacaccaTTACTCAACTACCACCAGCCTGAACTGTTGAACACTTGACAGGAAAGGGTTCATCGATTTATGCTGCTTGTGCAAAATTCTGGAAATCTGACACGGCAATGTTTTCCACTGCTCAGTGATCCAGTTTCTGTGCTCTGCTCCCTTTGGAGTCTTGCCTTTTTGTTGGAATGGCACCTGAACTGGTCATTTGCTATTTTTGCTCATCCATACTAAGGAACTACAAGTTGTGCACTCGGAAACCTTAGTTGGGACACCAGCTTTGTATTCGACAGTTTACTTGACTGTGTACCGTCTGTTAGTCTGGCGCCATTCTGGCCATTCTTCTGTGACCATCCACAGGATCCCCgttcactggatgttttcatcgatCGCATGATTTCTGGTATACTCTCCAATGCACATGAAAACTCCACCAGGCAATTTTTCATATTCTGGTTCCGGCTACTCAAGCACCGataaccatgtcccatttgaagtcatctgattgcatgattttccCATTCTAATGTATATTCACAATGAAACTGATCCACAACAAACTTGCTCTCTTAATTTTATGTTGTACTTTGGATTCATGGATCTGATTTCCATTCATCAAAGCTTTAATTGTGAAAGGGTAGTGTGACGATGATATGTAatttatgtgtttttatattcATGCTCAGTTTTTCAAAGAGTTGATGGCTGAATTGTAGTCTGCTGCCCTGTTAATGACCTTCTGCTGGTTTACGGCCTCACATTATttctctgacactgggaaaggtgAGTGGAGAATGATGGGATTGTTAGGCTCCATCTTATCTTTGAAGAGACCGGAAATTAATCTCAAACCATTTAGCTCCAATCACCAAATGGATTGGATGGAGGACACGACACATCTGATAACATTATCTTTTAACCATATGGTTGGGCAAAGGAAATATAGGGTGTATTTGCCAAAGGAAAGTTTTTAAACCCACCTTGATATGCTTGGTGGTGAGTCTGTGTGTATGGAGCTATGCTATAACGTAGACCCACAGCTGCCTCGATAAACAATTACAAGACCCGAATGCCAAGCTTCACTGGTAGGAATACTTGAACCACATCATTTAGGGATGTGAGTTTCGCTTTTATGTAATCCCTTTTGAACATTCCTTTGAATTGTCCTTTCAGTATCTTGTAAATTCAAAAATAATAGGGGGCGCTCCCTTGTGAAATACCTTTAGGGTTCCCAGATAAGGACTCAAGGTGAGAATACCTTACCGAATAATGTTGTGCAAATCCAGGCACAACACTAGGAAATGGAGTGGTCTCTCCTGCAGAGAGGATCGGTCAGACTGCTGCGCTTGTTCGCCAGGATCCTCCAGGTGGAGTCCAGAATACACATAGGAACATGGTCGCTCAAGAAGGAGCAGAAAAACAAAGGCATGCTACTCTGCTATCTATAAAGTTATTTATAAAAAACCTACATAAAACACTATAAATAAAAGGCTATCTACGCTTTTTAGTGGCAGGCCGCCACCCTTATCAGGCTGTCCTGATCTACATAGCAGAGCAGTGcgcttttgtttttatttttctgctccttgTTGAGTGAACATGTCCCTTCTGTATTTTGTAGGCACTGTTGTCAAATTATATTAACCTTTAAGTCTAGTAGCTGCTGTGTTGTCCTGTTGATGGAACCTGGTTATATTTGGTATCACAATCTACTGTGCGTACAGCAATGTATTGACTTGGCTGCAGTTGCTGCACAGTGGGTGGGAATATTCTTGCATAGGTAGTCCCAGCAGGTGAGTGTGGTGATCCAATAGTACAGAATATTGCATGTGTCTTTGTATAGCCTGGGGTAGTCTGGGGATATTCAAAAGGGAAGAAACTTTGTCAGTAAATTCCTAcggtttt
This window of the Bufo bufo chromosome 6, aBufBuf1.1, whole genome shotgun sequence genome carries:
- the LOC121005771 gene encoding gastrula zinc finger protein XlCGF53.1-like produces the protein MDRDRDKMAESIINLTLEILFRLTGEDYTVVKKTSSERRQAPVSKGWGRTLSPVMGPPPHPLLHEEINREKILELTNKMIELLTGEVPIRCQDVTVYFSMEEWD
- the LOC121004517 gene encoding gastrula zinc finger protein XlCGF71.1-like produces the protein MIQNTYKKYVIIPATPSALQSNSQQRRSEPPRALTGEKPFSCLECGKCYRMKSSLIIHQRSHTGEKPFSCSECGKRFTKKSSLITHDRIHTGEKPFSCLECGKCFIQKSDLVKHNRIHTKEKPFSCSECGKCFSDKSSFISHEKTHTGEKPFSCLECGKWFSKKSSLITHDRIHTGEKPFSCSECGKCFIQKSDLVKHQRRHRGKKPFSYLEKV